The genomic window AGGTCATCATCGTCGATTTTCGCAATGTAAGTTCCAGACGATGCTGACACCGCCAGATTGAGGCAAGCTCCCAGCGGGGTCGACCGGGATTGCTGAAGGACAACCAAGTTGTCCAAGCCAAAGTCAGCCGCCTCGCTTCGAAGTCGACGCTCGTCTGGTTCGAACCCGTGGGCCAGCACAATAAGCTCAACTTCAACTCTTGTCTGGCGGCCTATCGTCTTCAAAATATCGCTAATACGCTCCGGCCTTATGGTGGAGACAACGGCAGAAATCTTAGGAACATCAGACATGCTCCTGACGTCAATCGGTTGGGAATGGATGCCTGCGTATTCAAGGATCTGGGCTGCTCGATGAGCATACGTGTGGTGCTGCCAGATCTTCCTCTGGCTCAAATGAACCGTTCGATCGCGCAGCTCTTGGCTGCGTATAAGAGCACGCGTTACGTTGGCCGCGTCGGACCGATCATGCGCTTCTGTGATCTGCAATTCCTCGACAGCGACTAGATGAGCGGAACCCGCTGGCGTAACCACGGGGGCTCCGGATGCGGTGGCTTCGACGATCTCGCGAGGATCGGACGAAAGCAAGCATTTGTACGCCTTATACGCGGTAAGCAACTTTTCGTAGGGCAGACGTGCCTGCGCCTGCGTTGCTTCCCCACCCTGTGGCCTGCTCAGAGGATCTAGCTCAGAAAGTGTTTCAAGACCGGTCGCTTCCCTTGCGGCAGCATCGCTGGCGCCGGCGACGATGTAACCATGTTGTCCGCCCGGGGCCAAGGACACGGTTCGCTCAACGACTCCAATACCGCGATTCTGGTGTTCGTTCCGTCGCCGCACTGGGTTGTGAAGTTTTGGCTGGGCTGCGTATCCCATGGCCTGGAAGCGCTCTTGGCCGAAGCGAGCCCGATACTCCTCGAGCAGCGCCCCGTCGGTCATAAGAATCTTATCGAAGGTATCCACAGCGTGGGACAGCTCGACGCGGTTCGGTAGGCTGTCCCGAGACCAGTACACCGTTTCGATGTTACGAGCCTTGCACCACTCAACAATGTCGCTGAGAAGCTGGCGGCGTGCTGTTGGGCTCCCAGGAAAGTTGGCCCAGGCTTCATTGCTCTGTAGCCATGACGACTCGACAAAAAATAGCGAAACCGTGGAACTATCCAAGGTCTTTCGCCATGTCTGCGGTTGAATTGCAATGCAATCCCACTCATAGGTCCACAGTTGTTCCGACAAAGGGCTGAGAATGGTGGCCACACGCAGCTTCTGAGTGTTGATTGGGGCGGGCAAGGCCACCGCCTCGGGGAAGTCAATGGTCGCAACTATTTTGCCGTTGCTGAACTCCCCTTCGGGATCGGGAGAGGCAAGTGCCAACGAACCGTTTGCCGGTTCAGAGCCTGAACCTTCTTTCGACGGATGGGCCCCGAGGCTACGAATCCTCTTCAGCAATGTATTGATGACCTGTTCCTTCCACATACCTGAACTCCCTGAACCAACGGAGTCACCCTGCAAGTGGTAGACAGCTAAGGTCTCCCTCTCCGCGTTCGTGACATGCGCTGTTTCCAGAGCCTTGGCTCCCGAATATTGCCGGTGCGCCCCATGTGAATTGTGGCCGATCACCACCCCATAGACTACCAACGACAAACCATGCCTATGTCGCCTCTGCTATTCACGCCAACCGAAGATCGAGGTCAAAGAGGGCGTCACCCAAACCCAGGTTTCACTGGCTGGTTCCCGAACATGCCCCTCCAGGGCGTCATGTTCGCGATCCAGTTGGACGACGGCATCGGGATGGATGCGTATGACGGGTCAAACGCAGGACAGCCCACGTGCTCACTCCTGGTTCAGCCAGGTCTCAGGAGCCCCGTGATTCAGGCTCGCCCATGCGGCAATTGGAAGGTGTGATCTAAATTCCCGTCCCGTGGGTTGGGGAATCATACGGCGGGCCAGGTTCCTACGACAGTCAAAGTCATCGGGGTGGCTTCCTCGCCAAAATCAACGAGTTCTCCCACCGCTCCCGTGGCCGACAGCTCTGGGCGCGCTAATGCGTCAGCTGCAACATGCTGCCCATCGTGTTCTCTCCCCAGGGAACACAAGATTCTCGCTCCCCTGCCAAATGATGAGTCAGAGCAGTCATCCCTGACACTCAACATTTCCGACGGGAAAGGGTCGCCTATCTGGAAAATTCGCATCTTCTTGCCCTCCTACATCTCAGTGTTGATTGAAGCGTCCCAGAG from Arthrobacter sp. StoSoilB20 includes these protein-coding regions:
- a CDS encoding glycosyltransferase — its product is MWKEQVINTLLKRIRSLGAHPSKEGSGSEPANGSLALASPDPEGEFSNGKIVATIDFPEAVALPAPINTQKLRVATILSPLSEQLWTYEWDCIAIQPQTWRKTLDSSTVSLFFVESSWLQSNEAWANFPGSPTARRQLLSDIVEWCKARNIETVYWSRDSLPNRVELSHAVDTFDKILMTDGALLEEYRARFGQERFQAMGYAAQPKLHNPVRRRNEHQNRGIGVVERTVSLAPGGQHGYIVAGASDAAAREATGLETLSELDPLSRPQGGEATQAQARLPYEKLLTAYKAYKCLLSSDPREIVEATASGAPVVTPAGSAHLVAVEELQITEAHDRSDAANVTRALIRSQELRDRTVHLSQRKIWQHHTYAHRAAQILEYAGIHSQPIDVRSMSDVPKISAVVSTIRPERISDILKTIGRQTRVEVELIVLAHGFEPDERRLRSEAADFGLDNLVVLQQSRSTPLGACLNLAVSASSGTYIAKIDDDDLYGLNYLQDQAAAHRYSGAAVTGKRAHYMHLEESNATLLRFAEFEHRFTDFIMGPTIFTTRETLTEIPFKELNRGEDSEFLKTVVSSGGSIYSSDRFNFVQMRSGAGANHTWSASERDLMATGLVTAFGLNEQHVMF